A window of the Apostichopus japonicus isolate 1M-3 chromosome 8, ASM3797524v1, whole genome shotgun sequence genome harbors these coding sequences:
- the LOC139970647 gene encoding uncharacterized protein, which yields MLVGSFVSLDILLGNTTVLLGHSKHAAISIYNVILFFCCALTLMFILEEMPIYIFLFTSALIICCTTVTVLMLFLAMLRESNSTTNRMPPSANREPLILQEENSILKKRLAKLTDLVQRQLETDRRVVEREETDRNSPKRN from the exons ATGTTGGTGGGATCCTTTGTGTCGTTGGATATATTGCTA GGAAATACGACTGTATTGCTCGGACACAGCAAGCACGCAGCTATCTCTATCTATAATGTCATCTTATTCTTCTGTTGCGCTCTGACTTTGATGTTCATCCTTGAGGAAATgcccatatatatattcctCTTTACCTCCGCTCTCATCATCTGTTGCACAACTGTCACCGTCTTGATGTTATTTTTGGCCATG CTTCGGGAATCTAATTCTACGACCAACAGGATGCCACCATCTGCAAATCGAGAACCATTGATACTTCAAGAAGAAAACTCTATTTTAAAGAAACGTCTGGCGAAG CTAACCGATCTGGTACAGAGACAACTTGAGACGGACCGGAGAGTTGTAGAACGGGAAGAAACAGATCGCAATTCTCCCAAAAGAAATTAG